Sequence from the Corallococcus sp. EGB genome:
CCGCTCATGGAGTTGCCCGCCGCTGCGCCACCGCGAGGCGACGATGGTCAGGAGTACTGCGGGGTCATCTACTCCTATGAGGGCCGCTACCATGCATCCTGGCCTGCTGCGCTGGAGACGCCGCGCCTCAGCGCGGAGAACAAGGACTTCAAGAACTGCCGCGTGCCCCAAGAAGTAGTGGATGAGCGGGGGCGGACGGCAATCCTCGCGGACTACCACACCCACCCGTGGCGCTACTCGCCGCTGTCCATTCAAGACCGCTGGCAATCTCGTCAGCGGTACTCATTCCGTGTGCAGATGGCCGCGACATGCACCGTGCAGATGTACATTCCGCACATCGGGCAGGAACGTCCCGGAGAGGTCTACGTGCGCCAGGGGCGTCGCTGGGTGCTCATCGGGCGCGTCATGGACAAGGTAAACGGCATCATTCTGCCCGAACCGGAGGGCTCCTGATGACACGCGCGTCCCTGCTCGTTCTGTCGCTTGCTGCGTTGAGCGGATGCTCCCTTTTTCAGCGCACGGCGCGCCCACCCCATGCGCCTCCCGAAGAGGCCCAGAGATTCGTCTTCCCATCCCCTCCCTTCCAGGAAGGCCGGACAACACTCCTCAGTGGCGACGTCGCTACTGCCGTCCAGCTCGCGATGGATGATTTTCTCCCCCTGGACCGCAAGCCCCCCAAGGACGCAACGCCGGTCGAGTCGTGCCTCTTCCGGCGCGACATCTATCAGGTGACGGTGGAGCGGCTACCGGACGGCATCTTCCTGGTGGGCATCTACGCACGCACTGAACTCTGCGACCCGAACGACACCGCCACGGAGGCCGGGGGGCTCTACGCCGTCGATGCGCGGCGCGGCCTCATTGTCGCTCAACAGCGATAAGAGGCCGCCGGCCATGACGCCAGCCCCGGCTCAGGGGATGTTGATGCGCGAGGACATGCTCCGGCCGTCGTACGCAGCGGCGCCGCAGCGGGCATGGGCCCAGTCGCCGTTCACCGCGGAGCAGATGCGGAAGGCCTGGATGTTGGAGAACGGCACGTTGATGCCCGGCGTGTCGCAGCGCCCCTGGTAGGTCCAGGCGAGGCTCTTGTTCACGGACGTGACTCCAATGCACGGCCCAATCCACGCACCCGTGTCCCGCCGCTGAACGTCGATGGAGTACTGCGCCGTCGTCTCCTCCTCGCTCCACTCCAGGTCCACGAAGGGCGTGACGCCGCCCGGCAGCTCCAGCGACACGTCGTCGGAGATGCCGTCATAGGCCTTCTCCACGAAGGGCCCCCAGACGTTGTTGTTCGAGTAGAAGATGCGGAACGCGGCGATCTCCCCCTTCGTCACCACCCGGTCCCCGGCGCTGCGGCACACGCCGTCGAACACCGTCTTGTTGGACTGCCCCAGAAGCACCACGGACGTGCACGGCCCCACCACCGACCCGTCTCGCAGCACCACGTCCAACGAATAGCTGTACCCGGCGAGCCGGCTCCAACGCACGTTCACCTGGTTGAGCGACGTCATCGCCCCGTCCGGCTTGAACGCGACGCGCTGCTTGTACGTGCTGCGCGAGGTGAGGTTTCCCGCGCTGTCGAAGGCCCCCACGTGGAAGATGTTGAAGTACTCACCCCGCCGCTCGACGATGACGTTGTGGCCGTGGGACTGCACCAGCCGGCCCGCCGAGTTCTTCAGCGGCAATGACAGCCGCCGCACCGCCCGCGCCCGCGTCAACTGCGGGATGGAGTCCGCCATCACGTAATACATGGCGTACTGGCTGTTGTACCAACCGCCGCTGAAGAGCAGGTAGTAGCGCCCGTCGCGCTTGAAGAGCTCCGGCGCCTCGTTGATGCCCTCTTCGTAGGCCGGCGTCGCGAACACCGCCGGGCCCGCGTGGTTGTAGACGGTGCCGGGTGCGGCCAGGTTGAACGAGGAGATGTTGTTGCCGTTCTGGAACCACACATAGAAGAGCCAGCGATCCACTCCGTCGTAGAACGTCGCGGAGTCGATGCGGATGTTCCGGTTGCACCCCTGCGGCAGGCACGCCGTACCGGTGGTGGTGCGCGGCCACGTCGTGTTGGCGTTGATGGGCTGCGGCGCGCCGAAGTCGAGGTTCAGGTCCGGCGCCGTGGCCACGAAGGTCGTCACCTCCTGGCCCGCCGGCGGACACGCCGCGCCGTTGGGCACCCGGTGGCCGGAGAAGTGGAGCTGGTAGACGCTCCCCACTTTGCTCAGGTCCGGTGCCCACAGGTAGCAGTAGTCGTAGGCCGGGTCCGCCGCGGACGGGTTGTAGTCGCGCTTGAAGCGGAACGCCGTCAGGTCGTTGGACTCATACAGCGGCAGCACCACCCCGTTGCCCGTGCCAGTGAGGAAGAACAGGTCGTCGTTCTCCTTGTAGACGTCCGGATCCGCCAGCCACTGCATGAGCAGCGTGCGCGAGTTGTCCTGCGCGTGGGCACTCCCGGCGAACGTCGTGGTGAGCAGGGACAACAGCAGGACGGCTCGGACGGGCTTCATGTGGCCTCTCCATGGAAGTCTTGAAATCCAAGCTTCCAGGGAAGGGCCGGGCCACGCAAGGCCGATGGGTTTTGACCGTCCGGCGGCGATCCGCTATATCCGCCACTTCGATATTGAGAATCAATTTCATTTGATATCACTTTCCCTGGATTGCCTTTCCCGTGAGTCCCCCTCCCCGGCGTCTCCCTCCCCTCCTCGCGGCCCTCGTCGGGGTCGCGGTCATTGCGCTCGCGGTCTTCGGCTGGCGGGCCTCGCGCGCCCCGGCCGAGGCGCCTGTGCCGCGAGGCGCGGCTCCGGCAGCCCCTGCACCGGGAGCGGGCCGGACCGTCGCCCACGCGCAGGGCAGCACCGTGGTGACCGAGCACCCGGCGCAGGTGGTGGTGTTCGACCTGGCGGCGCTGGACACGCTGGACGCGCTGGGAGTGGACGTGCAGGGCGTGGCGGGTGAGTACTTCCCCGGCCAGTTGGCGAAGTACGGGGACGCGAAGAGGTACCCGCGCTTCGGGACGCTCTTCGAGCCCGACTACGAAGCGCTCCACGCGGCCCGGCCGGACCTGGTCATCACCGGTGGCCGCTCCAGCGCGCGATACGCGAAGCTCGCCGCCCTGGTGCCCACCATCGACCAGACCACGGACGACGCGCACTTCCTGGACACCGTGGTGGGCAACACGCAGCGGCTGGCGACCGTCTTCGGCAAGGAGGAACAGGCGCGCGCCCTGGTGGAGGCGATGCACCGGTCCATCGCGAGGCTGAAGGGCACCACCGCCCACCGGGGCAAGGGGCTCATCGTGCTGACGTCCGGAGGGCGGATGAGCGCCTATGGCCCGGGCTCGCGCTTCGGCGTGCTGCACGACGCCTTCGGCATCCCGCCCGCGGCGCCGGGCCTCAAGGCGTCGCTGCACGGAGAGGCCATCGGGTCGGAGTTCATCCTGGAGACCAACCCGGACTGGCTGTTCGTCATCGACCGGGACGCGGCCATCGGAGAGGGCGGCGGCGCGCAGCGGCTCCTGGACAACGAGATGGTGCACCAGACGGCGGCCTGGAAGCAGGGACAGGTCGTGTACCTGGAGCCGGCGAACACCTACCTCATCGGCGGCGGCATCCAGTCCGTGCGGCGCCTGATGGAGCAGCTCTCCGATGTCTACGCCAGGCCCCGACAGCCCGTCGCTCCCTGAGCCGGGTTTCACACCGCGCGCCCCCGCGGTCTCGCTCCCCCAGCCGGCGCAGCCGCCCGCGAACGGCGGCGCCCTGCTGCGGCTCGCCGCGGCCGGGCTCGCGGTGCTGGTGCTCGCGGGCACCAGCCTGCTCATTGGCGTGAGCGACGTGCCGTGGGACGCGCTCCTGGCGCCGGCGGAGCACCCGCGCGCCGTGCAGGTGCTGATCATCAGCCGCGTGCCACGCACGCTGTCCCTGATGCTCGCGGGCATGTCCCTGGCCGTCGCAGGCCTCATCATGCAGATGCTCGCGCGCAACCGCTTCGTGGAGCCCTTCACCGCGGGCACGGCGGAGTCCGCGAGCCTGGGGCTGCTCGCCGTCACGCTGCTCGCGCCCGGCCTTCCCATCC
This genomic interval carries:
- a CDS encoding family 43 glycosylhydrolase codes for the protein MKPVRAVLLLSLLTTTFAGSAHAQDNSRTLLMQWLADPDVYKENDDLFFLTGTGNGVVLPLYESNDLTAFRFKRDYNPSAADPAYDYCYLWAPDLSKVGSVYQLHFSGHRVPNGAACPPAGQEVTTFVATAPDLNLDFGAPQPINANTTWPRTTTGTACLPQGCNRNIRIDSATFYDGVDRWLFYVWFQNGNNISSFNLAAPGTVYNHAGPAVFATPAYEEGINEAPELFKRDGRYYLLFSGGWYNSQYAMYYVMADSIPQLTRARAVRRLSLPLKNSAGRLVQSHGHNVIVERRGEYFNIFHVGAFDSAGNLTSRSTYKQRVAFKPDGAMTSLNQVNVRWSRLAGYSYSLDVVLRDGSVVGPCTSVVLLGQSNKTVFDGVCRSAGDRVVTKGEIAAFRIFYSNNNVWGPFVEKAYDGISDDVSLELPGGVTPFVDLEWSEEETTAQYSIDVQRRDTGAWIGPCIGVTSVNKSLAWTYQGRCDTPGINVPFSNIQAFRICSAVNGDWAHARCGAAAYDGRSMSSRINIP
- a CDS encoding siderophore ABC transporter substrate-binding protein, whose product is MSPPPRRLPPLLAALVGVAVIALAVFGWRASRAPAEAPVPRGAAPAAPAPGAGRTVAHAQGSTVVTEHPAQVVVFDLAALDTLDALGVDVQGVAGEYFPGQLAKYGDAKRYPRFGTLFEPDYEALHAARPDLVITGGRSSARYAKLAALVPTIDQTTDDAHFLDTVVGNTQRLATVFGKEEQARALVEAMHRSIARLKGTTAHRGKGLIVLTSGGRMSAYGPGSRFGVLHDAFGIPPAAPGLKASLHGEAIGSEFILETNPDWLFVIDRDAAIGEGGGAQRLLDNEMVHQTAAWKQGQVVYLEPANTYLIGGGIQSVRRLMEQLSDVYARPRQPVAP